A window of the Procambarus clarkii isolate CNS0578487 chromosome 19, FALCON_Pclarkii_2.0, whole genome shotgun sequence genome harbors these coding sequences:
- the LOC123757393 gene encoding uncharacterized protein, producing the protein MPVPVLSVPVPHLTVPVPHLTVPVPVLSVPVPDLSVPVPVLSVAVPHLSVPVPHLSVPVPHLSVPVSHLSVPVPHLSMPVPHLSMPVPDLSVPVPDLSVPVPDLSVPVPDLSVPVPDLSVPVPDLSVPVPDLSVPVPDLSVPVPDLSVPVPDLSVPVPDLSVPVPDLSVPVPDLSVPVPDLSVPVPDLSVPVPDLSVPVPDLSVPVPDLSVPVPVLSAPVPVLSVPVPDISVPVPHLSGSVPVLSVAVPDLSRSVPDLSVPVPDLSVSVPDLSRSVPGLSVPVPHLSVPIRSKTCTNVTS; encoded by the coding sequence ATGCCAGTACCTGTCCTCAGCGTGCCAGTACCTCACCTCACCGTGCCAGTACCTCACCTCACCGTGCCAGTACCTGTCCTCAGCGTGCCAGTACCTGACCTCAGCGTTCCAGTACCTGTCCTCAGCGTGGCAGTACCTCACCTCAGCGTGCCAGTACCTCACCTTAGCGTGCCAGTACCTCACCTCAGCGTGCCAGTATCTCACCTCAGCGTGCCAGTACCTCACCTCAGCATGCCAGTACCTCACCTCAGCATGCCAGTACCTGACCTCAGCGTGCCAGTACCTGACCTCAGCGTGCCAGTACCTGACCTCAGCGTGCCAGTACCTGACCTCAGCGTGCCAGTACCTGACCTCAGCGTGCCAGTACCTGACCTCAGCGTGCCAGTACCTGACCTCAGCGTGCCAGTACCTGACCTCAGCGTGCCAGTACCTGACCTCAGTGTGCCAGTACCTGACCTCAGCGTGCCAGTACCTGACCTCAGCGTGCCAGTACCTGACCTCAGCGTGCCAGTACCTGACCTCAGCGTGCCAGTACCTGACCTCAGCGTGCCAGTACCTGACCTCAGCGTGCCAGTACCTGACCTCAGCGTGCCAGTACCTGACCTCAGCGTGCCAGTACCTGACCTCAGCGTGCCAGTACCTGTCCTCAGCGCGCCAGTACCTGTCCTCAGCGTGCCAGTACCTGACATCAGCGTGCCAGTACCTCACCTCAGCGGGTCAGTACCTGTCCTCAGCGTGGCAGTACCTGACCTCAGCAGGTCAGTACCTGACCTCAGCGTGCCTGTACCTGACCTCAGCGTGTCAGTACCTGACCTCAGCAGGTCAGTACCTGGCCTCAGCGTGCCAGTACCTCACCTCAGCGTGCCTATACGATCCAAAACTTGTACCAATgtgacgtcatag